The Drosophila sulfurigaster albostrigata strain 15112-1811.04 chromosome 3, ASM2355843v2, whole genome shotgun sequence genomic sequence TTTACATTGCATTGCTACTATTTGTGTTAGATCCAACTTTACATGCTTTtagttgtgtttttatttgttgttctttcgatttgtgtattttgactcggcatcaatttatttacttttacttgGTGGTtccaaaaatgcattttcctCCCCCCTCAAATAGAAATGCTCGTCAATTGTTGTatgttttgattaaaattcgACTGTTTATTTGACCAATTGCCAGACCTTCATCACAAGCAGCCAAATGAAACGTTGGTCGAAGCCGATAGTAAAATGTGGCTGCAACAGACGAAAAATTCAATCTATATTCTGTACTTAGTGTGGCTGCCACATGTGGCACTTACTTGGGTCTCATTTGGCGGGCTCCTTCGGgtacttggtgttgtagaggGGAATGTAGTTGGTGATGAGACGCCAGTCGGAGAAGTAGACAAGTGTCAGGAGACTTGCCAGTCCGAAGTAGGCAGCTGTTGGCAcactgtgggcgtggcatgttAAATGTGGCACAATGCTaaggtgttttttttttttgttccgtATGTCACTTACAAGGCCATGGCCATTTCCTTTTGTCCCTTGGTCGGGCTAAACGAAGCGAACAATttcttgaatttcattttcaa encodes the following:
- the LOC133846354 gene encoding cytochrome b-c1 complex subunit 10, with the protein product MKFKKLFASFSPTKGQKEMAMAFVPTAAYFGLASLLTLVYFSDWRLITNYIPLYNTKYPKEPAK